GGTGCTCGTCGATGTTCAGATCCGCCTCGATCCAGTACGGGCGGTCCAACCCGAACGGGACCTCGACGAGCCGGCGTCGCAGCGGCAGGACCAGGTGCACCCGGGACGCGATCAACGCGTGCAGGTCGGCCACTGTGAGCGGCCGGCCGGCGGCGGGGAGCTCGAGGAGGTACAGGCCGGCGATGTGGCCGCTGTTGGTCGCGCTCTCCACCGCCAGGAACTGCTGGTCCAAGGAACTCAGTTGTTCCACTACCACTTCCACCCTTCCGCCCTGCGCGGAATCGTCGCCGATTATGAGTATCGCGAGAAGAAGTCACCTGACACCGGGCAATAACCGCATGTGTGAGTCAGGCCCCGAATGGACTCATAACTACTGCGCGCACCTGCACCGGCGGTATCGTCGTATCACCAGGTCTACCAGGAGCTGGCCTAACCGTTGCACGTGCCTGAAACTCGGCTGGACAAGTGGGATTGCCTTGCTGGATCCGCGACTGATCAAGGAGAGCTTCACCGTCGTCGAGCCCGTGGCCGACAAGGTGGCAGGTTACTTCTACGCGCGCCTGTTCCTCGAGAACCCCGGCGTCCGCGAGATGTTCCCGCCCGCGATGGACATGCAGCGGGAGCGGTTGCTCGGAGCGATCGTGCGGATCGTGCAGGGCGTCGACCGGCCGGAGTTCCTCGCCAACTTCCTCGAGCAGCTCGGCCGCGACCACCGCAAGTTCGGCGCCAAGTCTGCGCACTACGAGGCGGTCGGCCGGGCGCTGATCGCGGCGCTGAAGCGCTATGCAGGCGAGGCCTGGACCCCACAGGTCGAAGCAGCCTGGGTGGCGGCTTACAGCATCGCTGCGGAGTTGATGATCGATGCCGCCCGACGCGCCGCCACGGACACCCCCGACTGGTGGCTCGCCGAGATCGTTTCCCACGAGAAGCGCACCGGCGACATCGCGGTGCTCTGGGTCAAGCCCGACCAGCCCTACCCGTACGACGCCGGCCAGTACGTGTCGGTCGAGACGCCGTGGTGGCCGCGGGTGTGGCGCTGGTACTCGATGGCCAACTCGCCCCGCAAGGACGGCCTGCTGGAGTTGCACGTCCGCGCCATCGACGCCGGCTGGCTCAGCCAGGCGCTGGTGAACAAGGCCCGCGTGGGCGACGTGATCCGCCTCGGCCACGCGACCGGGACGATGGTCGCCGACCGAACCTCGACACGCGACCTGGTCTGCATCGCCGGCGGCACCGGCCTGGCGCCGATGAAGGCGATCATCGAGGACATGGCGCGGTGGAACTGGTACCGCCGGGTCCACCTGTTCTTCGGCGGACGCCGGCCCGAGGACCTCTACGACCTCGCGGCGGTCCAGAACATGTCGCGCCGGCACACCTGGCTGACCGTCGTGCCCGCGATCTCCGAGGACGACCGGTATCCCGGCGAGAAGGGCATGATCGCCGACATCGCCTTCCGCTACGGGCAGTGGGACGACCACGACATGTACATCGCCGGCTCGCCGGAGATGATCCGCGGGTCGATCGACCG
This genomic interval from Sporichthyaceae bacterium contains the following:
- a CDS encoding globin domain-containing protein, which encodes MLDPRLIKESFTVVEPVADKVAGYFYARLFLENPGVREMFPPAMDMQRERLLGAIVRIVQGVDRPEFLANFLEQLGRDHRKFGAKSAHYEAVGRALIAALKRYAGEAWTPQVEAAWVAAYSIAAELMIDAARRAATDTPDWWLAEIVSHEKRTGDIAVLWVKPDQPYPYDAGQYVSVETPWWPRVWRWYSMANSPRKDGLLELHVRAIDAGWLSQALVNKARVGDVIRLGHATGTMVADRTSTRDLVCIAGGTGLAPMKAIIEDMARWNWYRRVHLFFGGRRPEDLYDLAAVQNMSRRHTWLTVVPAISEDDRYPGEKGMIADIAFRYGQWDDHDMYIAGSPEMIRGSIDRALKHEISMSRIKFDTFGDHL